A portion of the Longimicrobium sp. genome contains these proteins:
- a CDS encoding alpha/beta hydrolase, giving the protein MAEAWAHHEAVVNNVRLHWVEQGDGPLVVLLHGFPEFWWGWRRQIPALAAAGFRVVAPDMRGYNLSAKPRGASSYRVSILLEDVAALVRHLGAERAHLTGHDWGGVVAWHAAMRRPEIVGRLAIINAPHPTIFAREMRRPRQFLRAWYAMAIQLPALPEAAIRAGNFRALERLFRGTATPGAFSDEDIARYKEALRRPGALTAALNYYRAYRSSLVRRMGTKKKRPRRIVESPTLVIWGEKDRALDLHNLDGLERYVPDLRVERLPHASHWVMADDPERVNSLLIEFFRGD; this is encoded by the coding sequence ATGGCGGAGGCGTGGGCGCACCACGAGGCGGTGGTCAACAACGTGCGGCTGCACTGGGTGGAGCAGGGAGACGGCCCGCTGGTGGTGCTGCTGCACGGCTTCCCCGAGTTCTGGTGGGGATGGCGCCGGCAGATCCCCGCGCTGGCCGCGGCGGGCTTCCGCGTGGTCGCGCCGGACATGCGCGGCTACAACCTGAGCGCGAAGCCGCGCGGCGCCAGCAGCTACCGCGTCTCCATCCTGCTGGAGGACGTGGCCGCGCTGGTCCGCCATCTGGGCGCGGAGCGGGCGCATCTCACCGGCCACGACTGGGGCGGCGTGGTGGCGTGGCACGCGGCCATGCGCCGCCCGGAGATCGTCGGCCGGCTGGCGATCATCAACGCGCCGCACCCCACCATCTTCGCGAGAGAGATGCGCCGGCCGCGGCAGTTCCTGCGCGCCTGGTACGCCATGGCCATCCAGCTCCCCGCCCTTCCCGAGGCGGCCATCCGCGCGGGAAACTTCAGGGCCCTGGAGCGGCTCTTCCGCGGCACGGCCACCCCCGGCGCCTTCAGCGACGAGGACATCGCGCGCTACAAGGAGGCGCTGCGCCGCCCGGGCGCGCTGACCGCCGCGCTCAACTACTACCGCGCCTACCGCAGCAGCCTCGTGCGGCGGATGGGGACGAAGAAGAAGCGCCCGCGGCGGATCGTCGAGTCCCCGACGCTGGTGATCTGGGGCGAGAAGGACCGGGCGCTCGACCTCCACAACCTCGACGGGCTGGAGCGTTACGTCCCCGATCTCCGCGTCGAGCGGCTCCCCCACGCCAGCCACTGGGTGATGGCGGACGATCCCGAGCGTGTAAATTCGCTGCTGATCGAGTTCTTCAGGGGAGATTGA
- a CDS encoding tetratricopeptide repeat protein translates to MAVPQPGTPARKPRRRWRWHVPPALVHGNETLEGTEMLDEFSGAVGLALWQSMRDVTLWAGGREPAERAELFQEGAHEQRLRQLDQAGVDAAIDAPLRVLARISAEPDRITEEEILSACRDVSTWADAQEKLATAIAFSQAGALAAPTNAAAGFRVGQLARRKAEYARAESWFRRVIGLGRQAKDWASYSEAFLGLGELYAQRGNFPAARRFYIRGLRAARRHGMRDIQGRALHALFMTVVDTRPEEALEFARAAFKAYGPTHSRLPTLARDLAYFWMTRGRFAQALAVFQALAPHLATPGERMLNTSELGRAAGGAGSRPDFDRAWDEIWSYAGEWHSRPSASQALLDLARGAASLKDWSRAERAASTARDVATRREESKVAMEAETVLDQVSRKRGLETATEPAGGEQEEADTEGLAADLLRTLTSVGRR, encoded by the coding sequence ATGGCCGTACCACAACCGGGAACGCCCGCGCGCAAGCCGCGCCGCCGCTGGCGGTGGCACGTTCCGCCCGCGCTGGTGCACGGCAACGAGACGCTGGAAGGCACGGAGATGCTGGACGAGTTCTCCGGGGCCGTCGGTCTGGCGCTGTGGCAGTCCATGCGCGACGTGACGCTGTGGGCGGGCGGCCGCGAGCCGGCCGAGCGCGCCGAGCTGTTCCAGGAGGGCGCGCACGAGCAGCGCCTGCGGCAGCTGGACCAGGCGGGGGTGGACGCCGCCATCGACGCGCCGCTCAGGGTGCTGGCGCGCATCTCGGCCGAGCCGGACAGGATCACCGAGGAGGAGATCCTGTCCGCCTGCCGCGACGTGTCGACCTGGGCCGACGCGCAGGAGAAGCTGGCCACCGCCATCGCCTTCTCGCAGGCGGGCGCGCTGGCGGCGCCGACCAACGCCGCGGCGGGGTTCCGCGTGGGGCAGCTGGCGCGGCGCAAGGCGGAGTACGCGCGCGCCGAGAGCTGGTTCCGGCGGGTGATCGGGCTGGGGCGGCAGGCCAAGGACTGGGCCAGCTACTCCGAGGCCTTCCTGGGGCTGGGCGAGCTGTACGCCCAGCGCGGCAACTTCCCGGCGGCGCGCCGCTTCTACATCCGGGGCCTGCGCGCCGCGCGGCGCCACGGGATGCGCGACATCCAGGGGCGGGCGCTGCACGCGCTGTTCATGACCGTGGTCGACACCCGCCCCGAGGAGGCGCTGGAGTTCGCGCGGGCGGCGTTCAAGGCGTACGGGCCCACGCACTCGCGGCTGCCCACGCTGGCGCGCGACCTGGCGTACTTCTGGATGACCCGCGGCCGCTTCGCGCAGGCGCTGGCCGTGTTCCAGGCGCTGGCGCCGCACCTGGCCACGCCGGGCGAGCGGATGCTGAACACCTCCGAGCTGGGCCGCGCGGCGGGCGGCGCCGGCAGCCGCCCCGACTTCGACCGCGCGTGGGACGAGATCTGGAGCTACGCGGGCGAGTGGCACTCGCGCCCCAGCGCCTCGCAGGCGCTGCTCGACCTGGCGCGCGGCGCGGCCAGCCTGAAGGACTGGAGCCGGGCCGAGCGCGCCGCCAGCACCGCGCGCGACGTGGCCACGCGGCGCGAGGAGAGCAAGGTGGCCATGGAGGCCGAGACGGTGCTCGACCAGGTCTCGCGCAAGCGCGGCCTGGAGACGGCCACCGAGCCCGCCGGCGGCGAGCAGGAGGAAGCCGACACCGAGGGCCTGGCCGCCGACCTCCTCCGCACCCTCACCTCCGTCGGCCGCCGCTAG
- a CDS encoding acyl-CoA dehydrogenase family protein, giving the protein MSDQNARNAPSEQESREVAEAARETEWTAPSFVRELFLGNFRLDLIHPYPRQAPEDKAKTDAYMARLRAFLDENVDSDEIDRTGELPPEVVQGLRDLGAFGLKIPEEYGGIGLSQVGYGRTIGMVTSKDGNLTALLSAHQSIGVPQPLKMFGTPEQKKKYLPRLAKGAISAFALTEPGVGSDPAALSTTATPTEDGEAFILNGEKLWCTNGTVAELLVVMARTPNKVKNGKEIPQITAFIVETDTPGVEITHRCRFMGLKALQNAVIRFDNVRVPRENILWGEGKGLKLALITLNTGRLTLPMSAAYGAKVAVEVARKWAAERVQWGAPIGKHDAVAQMLGAMAADAFAIESMAELSSALADQARNDIRLEAAIAKLWTTEISWRIMDDLLQIRGGRGYETADSLAARGEVPIAVERAFRDSRINRIFEGSSEIMRLFIAREAVDTHLSVAGDLIKPGISTGQKLGAMARAGAWYAGWLPKRFFGGGQIPGHYGEFGRNAKHVRYVERTSRKLARNMFYAMGKYQAKLERKGHLLGRFVDIGAELYAMSCACVRAQDMRDGPNGKEAAMLADVFCRRSRLRIRELFGQLWDNADDPTYKLAQDVMKGRYAFIEEGAMATIPEHTLAPSAQPPVERKVTAGSPPERVGASG; this is encoded by the coding sequence ATGAGTGACCAGAACGCCCGGAACGCGCCGAGCGAACAGGAGTCGCGCGAAGTCGCCGAGGCCGCGCGCGAAACCGAGTGGACCGCGCCGAGCTTCGTCCGCGAGCTGTTCCTCGGCAACTTCCGGCTTGACCTGATCCACCCCTATCCCCGCCAGGCTCCCGAGGACAAGGCCAAAACCGACGCCTACATGGCCAGGCTCCGCGCCTTCCTCGACGAGAACGTCGACTCCGACGAGATCGACCGCACCGGCGAGCTCCCGCCCGAGGTGGTGCAGGGGCTGCGCGACCTGGGCGCGTTCGGCCTCAAGATCCCCGAGGAGTACGGCGGGATCGGGCTCAGCCAGGTGGGCTACGGCCGCACCATCGGCATGGTCACCAGCAAGGACGGCAACCTCACCGCCCTCCTCTCGGCGCACCAGTCGATCGGCGTCCCCCAGCCGCTGAAGATGTTCGGGACGCCCGAGCAGAAGAAGAAGTACCTCCCCCGCCTGGCCAAGGGGGCCATCTCCGCCTTCGCGCTCACCGAGCCGGGCGTGGGCTCCGACCCCGCCGCGCTCTCCACGACGGCGACGCCGACGGAGGACGGCGAGGCCTTCATCCTCAACGGCGAGAAGCTGTGGTGCACCAACGGCACCGTGGCCGAGCTGCTGGTGGTGATGGCGCGCACCCCCAACAAGGTGAAGAACGGCAAGGAGATCCCCCAGATCACCGCCTTCATCGTGGAGACCGACACGCCCGGGGTGGAGATCACCCACCGCTGCCGCTTCATGGGCCTGAAGGCGCTGCAGAACGCGGTGATCAGGTTCGACAACGTGCGCGTCCCCCGCGAGAACATCCTCTGGGGCGAGGGGAAGGGGCTCAAGCTGGCGCTGATCACGCTGAACACCGGCCGGCTGACGCTGCCGATGAGCGCGGCGTACGGGGCCAAGGTGGCGGTGGAGGTGGCGCGGAAGTGGGCCGCCGAGCGCGTGCAGTGGGGCGCGCCCATCGGCAAGCACGACGCCGTGGCGCAGATGCTGGGCGCGATGGCGGCCGACGCGTTCGCCATCGAAAGCATGGCCGAGCTCTCCAGCGCGCTGGCCGACCAGGCGCGCAACGACATCCGCCTCGAGGCGGCCATCGCCAAGCTGTGGACGACGGAGATCAGCTGGCGGATCATGGACGACCTGCTGCAGATCCGCGGCGGGCGCGGCTACGAGACCGCCGACTCGCTGGCCGCGCGCGGCGAGGTGCCCATCGCGGTGGAGCGCGCGTTCCGCGACTCGCGCATCAACCGCATCTTCGAGGGCTCGTCGGAGATCATGCGCCTGTTCATCGCCCGCGAGGCGGTCGACACGCACCTGAGCGTGGCGGGCGACCTGATCAAGCCCGGCATCTCCACCGGCCAGAAGCTCGGCGCGATGGCCAGGGCGGGCGCCTGGTACGCCGGCTGGCTGCCGAAGCGCTTCTTCGGCGGGGGACAGATCCCCGGCCACTACGGCGAGTTCGGGCGCAACGCGAAGCACGTGCGCTACGTCGAGCGCACCTCGCGCAAGCTGGCGCGCAACATGTTCTACGCCATGGGCAAGTACCAGGCGAAGCTGGAGCGCAAGGGCCACCTGCTGGGCCGCTTCGTGGACATCGGCGCCGAGCTGTACGCCATGAGTTGCGCCTGCGTGCGCGCCCAGGACATGCGCGACGGGCCCAACGGCAAGGAGGCGGCGATGCTGGCGGACGTGTTCTGCCGCCGCTCGCGCCTGCGCATCCGCGAGCTGTTCGGGCAGCTGTGGGACAACGCCGACGACCCTACCTACAAGCTGGCGCAGGACGTGATGAAGGGCCGCTACGCCTTCATCGAGGAGGGGGCGATGGCCACCATCCCCGAGCACACGCTGGCGCCCAGCGCGCAGCCGCCGGTGGAGCGCAAGGTGACGGCCGGCTCGCCGCCCGAGCGCGTCGGCGCGAGCGGCTGA
- a CDS encoding ribonucleotide reductase N-terminal alpha domain-containing protein, producing the protein MNPPTAVPSVADTPVAAPPADLPRAELSDNARIVLAKRYLKKDESGKPTEEPEEMFWRVAYTIASADRGYGAAEDEIVALAREFYGLMTRRLFEPNSPTLMNAGRPLGQLSACFVLPVEDELSNGQSGIYDTLTSMAMVHQSGGGTGFSFSRIRPEGDHVRSTTGVASGPVSFMSLYDASTEVVKQGGTRRGANMGILRVDHPDIEKFIDCKQDITKITNFNISVAITDAFMNAVERGEAYELVNPHDNQVVGTKDARAIFDKIVENAWRTGEPGVFFIDRANFYNPVPHLGAYEATNPCLTGDTRVLTVEGPRRFDELAASGDDVLVYAFDRLAQAPVIRWMRRPRLTRRDVEVIEIEFDSGLTVRCTPDHNWIGLNGEKIPAGELRGGVSVRAYSVARLQERAAAGVGNHKVVAVRLAGRADVYNGTVDDVHTYVVADPQAVEAGAAFTGVVSANCGEQPLLPYDVCNLGSVNVGAFVRDDVPADSPWYERVDWKEYRRVTRLSTHFLDNVIDANQYPLPEIHDLAHRIRRIGLGVMGFADLLVRLGVPYNSEEGVEIGRRIMEFLDEEGKKESEALAEKRGTFPEWEQSIWGPDETCARAPNGDRIRPLRRLRNCNVTTVAPTGTISIFAGCSSGIEPLFAVAFMRNQAGAMMPDVNEDFVAAAQAGGWYSEALMERIAREGHIHFPEVPPAVQKAFVTAHDTTPEWHVRMQGGFQEYCDSAISKTTNFPHDATVEDVREIYELAFRLGAKGITVYRDGSRDNQVLSTGATKTPAQQQAEAAEIAEVRAKAAEAFERSAKLEREVARLREELKQAEFRETQIRRHKRKRPGVLRGTTRKMTSPLGDVFVTINEDDQNHPFEVFATLGKAGSVAMADVEAIGRLISLALRFGIPVNEVYTQLRGISSDKAIGFGANKVHSVPDAIAQAIGLREQEKAGIQQEAFPEAIVQTENAADLAMGVAPLTEAAGPPQLTLDYHGGETFMGTCPECKSQLEFAEGCMKCHVCGFSECG; encoded by the coding sequence ATGAACCCTCCCACCGCCGTTCCGTCCGTGGCCGACACCCCCGTGGCCGCACCCCCCGCCGACCTGCCGCGGGCCGAGCTCTCCGACAACGCGCGGATCGTGCTCGCCAAGCGGTATCTCAAGAAGGACGAGTCGGGGAAGCCGACGGAAGAGCCGGAGGAGATGTTCTGGCGCGTGGCCTACACCATCGCCAGCGCCGACCGCGGCTACGGCGCGGCCGAGGACGAGATCGTCGCCCTCGCGCGCGAGTTCTACGGGCTGATGACGCGGCGGCTGTTCGAGCCCAACTCGCCCACGCTGATGAACGCGGGGCGCCCGCTGGGCCAGCTCTCCGCCTGCTTCGTGCTGCCGGTGGAAGACGAGCTGTCGAACGGGCAGAGCGGGATCTACGACACGCTCACGTCGATGGCCATGGTGCACCAGTCGGGCGGCGGCACCGGCTTCTCGTTCAGCCGCATCCGCCCCGAGGGCGACCACGTGCGCAGCACCACGGGCGTGGCCAGCGGCCCCGTGTCGTTCATGTCGCTCTACGACGCGTCGACGGAGGTGGTGAAGCAGGGCGGCACCCGGCGCGGCGCCAACATGGGGATCCTGCGCGTCGACCATCCCGACATCGAGAAGTTCATCGACTGCAAGCAGGACATCACCAAGATCACCAACTTCAACATCTCCGTGGCCATCACCGACGCGTTCATGAACGCGGTGGAGCGCGGCGAGGCGTACGAGCTGGTCAATCCCCACGACAACCAGGTGGTGGGGACGAAGGACGCGCGCGCCATCTTCGACAAGATCGTGGAGAACGCGTGGCGCACCGGCGAGCCGGGCGTGTTCTTCATCGACCGCGCGAACTTCTACAACCCCGTCCCCCACCTGGGCGCGTACGAGGCGACGAACCCCTGCCTCACCGGCGACACCCGCGTGCTCACCGTCGAGGGTCCCCGCCGCTTCGACGAGCTGGCCGCCAGCGGCGACGACGTCCTGGTCTACGCCTTCGACCGCCTGGCGCAGGCGCCGGTGATCCGCTGGATGCGCCGTCCCCGCCTGACGCGGCGCGACGTGGAGGTGATCGAGATCGAGTTCGACAGCGGGCTGACCGTGCGCTGCACCCCCGACCACAACTGGATCGGGCTGAACGGCGAGAAGATCCCCGCCGGCGAGCTGCGCGGCGGCGTGAGCGTGCGCGCCTACTCGGTGGCCCGCCTGCAGGAGCGCGCGGCCGCGGGGGTGGGGAACCACAAGGTCGTGGCCGTCCGCCTGGCGGGCCGCGCGGACGTGTACAACGGCACCGTCGACGACGTGCACACCTACGTCGTCGCGGACCCGCAGGCGGTGGAGGCGGGCGCGGCCTTCACCGGCGTCGTCTCCGCCAACTGCGGCGAGCAGCCGCTGCTGCCGTACGACGTGTGCAACCTGGGCTCGGTGAACGTGGGCGCCTTCGTGCGCGACGACGTGCCCGCCGACAGCCCGTGGTACGAGCGGGTGGACTGGAAGGAGTACCGGCGGGTCACGCGGCTGTCCACGCACTTCCTGGACAACGTGATCGACGCCAACCAGTACCCGCTGCCGGAGATCCACGACCTGGCGCACCGCATCCGCCGCATCGGGCTGGGGGTGATGGGCTTCGCCGACCTCCTCGTCCGTCTCGGCGTCCCCTACAACAGCGAGGAGGGGGTGGAGATCGGGCGGCGGATCATGGAGTTCCTGGACGAGGAGGGGAAGAAGGAGAGCGAGGCGCTGGCCGAGAAGCGCGGCACCTTCCCCGAGTGGGAGCAGTCGATCTGGGGGCCCGACGAGACGTGCGCCCGCGCACCCAACGGCGACCGCATCCGCCCGCTGCGCCGGCTGCGCAACTGCAACGTGACGACGGTGGCGCCCACGGGGACCATCTCCATCTTCGCCGGCTGCAGCTCGGGGATCGAGCCGCTCTTCGCCGTGGCCTTCATGCGCAACCAGGCCGGCGCCATGATGCCCGACGTGAACGAGGACTTCGTGGCGGCCGCGCAGGCGGGGGGGTGGTACAGCGAGGCGCTGATGGAGCGGATCGCCCGCGAGGGGCACATCCACTTCCCCGAGGTGCCGCCGGCCGTGCAGAAGGCGTTCGTCACCGCGCACGACACCACCCCCGAGTGGCACGTGCGGATGCAGGGCGGCTTCCAGGAGTACTGCGACAGCGCCATCAGCAAGACGACGAACTTCCCGCACGACGCCACCGTCGAGGACGTGCGCGAGATCTACGAGCTCGCGTTCCGGCTGGGGGCCAAGGGAATCACCGTGTACCGCGACGGCAGCCGCGACAACCAGGTGCTGTCGACGGGGGCCACCAAGACGCCGGCGCAGCAGCAGGCCGAGGCCGCCGAGATCGCCGAGGTGCGCGCGAAGGCGGCCGAGGCGTTCGAGCGGAGCGCCAAGCTGGAGCGCGAGGTGGCGCGGCTGCGCGAGGAGCTGAAGCAGGCCGAGTTCCGCGAGACGCAGATCCGCCGGCACAAGCGCAAGCGGCCGGGCGTGCTGCGCGGCACCACGCGCAAGATGACCTCGCCGCTGGGCGACGTGTTCGTCACCATCAACGAGGACGACCAGAACCATCCGTTCGAGGTGTTCGCCACCCTGGGCAAGGCGGGCTCGGTGGCCATGGCCGACGTGGAGGCCATCGGACGGCTGATCTCGCTGGCGCTGCGCTTTGGCATCCCGGTGAACGAGGTCTACACGCAGCTGCGCGGCATCAGCTCCGACAAGGCGATCGGCTTCGGCGCCAACAAGGTGCACTCGGTGCCCGACGCCATCGCGCAGGCCATCGGGCTGCGCGAGCAGGAGAAGGCGGGGATCCAGCAGGAGGCCTTCCCCGAGGCCATCGTGCAGACGGAGAATGCCGCGGACCTGGCGATGGGCGTGGCGCCGCTGACGGAGGCCGCCGGCCCGCCGCAGCTGACGCTCGACTACCACGGCGGCGAGACCTTCATGGGCACCTGCCCCGAGTGCAAGAGCCAGCTCGAGTTCGCCGAAGGCTGCATGAAGTGCCACGTCTGCGGCTTCAGCGAGTGCGGGTGA